A part of bacterium genomic DNA contains:
- a CDS encoding PCRF domain-containing protein: MRCGGIFDVDNRQTKIARLEHESSAPDFWNDNQRAQQIMQELSVEKKWVDSWTRLATQVRDANE; encoded by the coding sequence ATGAGATGCGGAGGTATCTTTGACGTCGATAACCGGCAAACTAAGATAGCCAGGCTTGAACATGAGTCATCGGCGCCTGATTTCTGGAATGATAATCAGCGTGCACAACAGATCATGCAGGAATTATCCGTCGAAAAAAAATGGGTTGACAGTTGGACACGATTAGCAACTCAAGTTCGCGATGCTAATGAA
- the glnA gene encoding type I glutamate--ammonia ligase, translating to MSSDAVKKVFELAKQKNVRVIDFKFMDFIGIWQHFSVPVEELNEEIFEHGLGFDGSSIRGWKAINESDMLIIPDATSAFIDPFMTPTTLSLIGDVHEPLTKERFRRCPRGIAVAAENYLKSTGIADTAYFGPEAEFFIFDEARFDQTQNSGFYFLDSVEGVWTRGREESPNLAYKTRNKEGYFPVPPTDRFQNLRNEMMIVLQECGIQVERQHHEVATGGQAEIDFRFNALRVCADQLMLFKYIIRNIAFRHGKTVTFMPKPLFGDNGSGMHVHMSLWKSGQPLFAGNQYAGLSETALYFIGGILKHTKALNALTNPTTNSYKRLTPGFEAPVNLAYSQSNRSAAVRIPMYSASPKAKRIEYRCPDPSCNPYLAFSAMLMAGLDGVINKIHPGDPLDKNIYDLKPEELAKVPSTCASLDEALKALENDHDFLMKGEVFSEDVIETWIQYKTEQEVNALRLRPHPYEFALYFDI from the coding sequence ATGAGTAGTGATGCTGTGAAGAAGGTGTTTGAACTGGCGAAACAGAAAAATGTTCGCGTAATTGATTTCAAGTTTATGGATTTCATCGGAATATGGCAGCATTTCAGCGTGCCAGTGGAGGAATTAAATGAAGAAATTTTTGAACACGGTCTTGGATTTGACGGCTCAAGTATTCGCGGGTGGAAAGCAATCAATGAAAGCGATATGTTGATCATTCCTGATGCCACCAGCGCTTTTATCGATCCGTTCATGACGCCAACGACTTTAAGTTTGATCGGGGATGTCCATGAACCATTGACCAAAGAGCGATTCCGCCGTTGCCCGCGCGGAATTGCAGTGGCCGCTGAGAACTATTTAAAGTCGACTGGTATCGCTGATACAGCTTATTTTGGTCCGGAAGCAGAATTTTTTATTTTTGATGAAGCCCGTTTTGATCAAACTCAAAATTCCGGATTTTATTTTTTGGATTCTGTTGAAGGTGTTTGGACTCGCGGGCGCGAAGAAAGTCCGAATTTGGCCTACAAGACTAGAAATAAAGAAGGTTATTTCCCAGTTCCGCCAACCGATCGATTCCAGAATCTTCGCAATGAGATGATGATAGTATTGCAGGAATGTGGCATACAGGTGGAGCGCCAGCATCATGAAGTAGCGACGGGCGGGCAAGCTGAGATCGATTTTCGTTTCAATGCATTGCGTGTATGCGCCGATCAGTTGATGTTATTCAAATATATTATTCGCAATATTGCTTTCCGTCATGGAAAAACAGTGACGTTTATGCCAAAGCCATTGTTTGGGGATAATGGCAGCGGGATGCACGTTCACATGAGTTTGTGGAAGTCTGGTCAACCGCTGTTTGCAGGGAATCAATACGCGGGGTTGAGCGAGACCGCGTTATATTTTATAGGTGGTATTCTCAAACATACTAAAGCTCTAAATGCACTGACCAATCCAACGACCAACTCTTACAAACGTTTGACTCCAGGATTTGAAGCTCCGGTGAATTTGGCATACTCACAAAGCAATCGCAGTGCGGCGGTTCGGATACCGATGTATTCGGCAAGCCCGAAAGCTAAACGTATTGAATACCGTTGCCCGGATCCGTCTTGTAATCCGTATCTGGCGTTTTCAGCCATGCTGATGGCCGGACTAGACGGAGTTATTAATAAAATTCATCCCGGCGATCCTTTAGATAAAAATATCTATGACTTGAAACCGGAAGAACTTGCCAAAGTACCTTCTACGTGTGCTTCGCTTGATGAAGCATTGAAAGCGCTGGAAAACGATCATGACTTTCTTATGAAAGGTGAGGTTTTTTCAGAAGATGTGATTGAAACATGGATTCAATACAAAACTGAACAAGAAGTTAATGCCTTGCGTTTGCGTCCTCATCCTTATGAATTTGCGCTTTATTTTGATATTTAA